GCGTCCGCGGAGATTTCTGCCGGGACGTCGCGCGCAATCGCCCAATTCACGATCTGCGCGGCGAGAATGCCGATGACCACAGTCATCTGGTTGATCGAAACCAGGCGACCGCGCGAGCGAGCCGGGCTGATCTCCGAGATGTACATGGGCGAGACCGTCGACGCCAGCCCGATGCCGATACCACCAGCAATGCGCGCCAGGTTAAAAGACAGAAGGGTCGTGGCAAGGCCGGTCCACACGGCGCTGGCGGTGAACAGAAATGCCGACAGCATTAGCAGCGGCCTGCGACCGAACCGGTCGGTGAGGGCGCCGCACGCGACCGCTCCAGCCAAACATCCCACGAGGGCGGAGCTCATCGCCAACCCTTGCTGGAACGGGTTATCGGCGATGCCGAAGTAAAGCTCGTAGAATGGCTTCGCGCCGCCGATCACGACCCAGTCGTAGCCAAAGAGCAGCCCGCCCATCGCGGCGATTAGGCAAATCCGCCACAGCACATCGTGGCGGATGGAGGGCTCAACGTTCAACGATGGCATGTGCGTGGATCCTGAGCGAGCAGTTGATGCACATCATCTTACGACCGCCTAGCCGCTAACGCGATGTCCGCGTCACCGCCTGGTGTAGGTATCGATGCACTAGGGCTCCAGTGTGGTTGACGTTAAGAGCAAGGACGCGAGCAAATTGCCTTTCTGCCATCTCGTCGTCCCGGCGTCCCAAGTAGCCGAGAGCGAGCATGTACCGGCAATGGATCTGGTTAGTGAACGATAAATCATCGTCGAACATCAGCGATTCGGGCAGCGATACGGCAAAGAAATCGATTTCCGGAGCATCGTCGAGGTGATCTCGTCCGTAGTCGATCAGCTGGTTAAACCGCTGCAACGCCTCGTACTCTCGCCCCAGGGCGCGATGAGCCAACCCTTGGTAAAAGATCATCTCGGGAGGCTGATCGTTGTAGTAAATTGCCGCTGAGGGTTCATCGAGTCCAACGCTCGCGCGTTCGAAACAGGGCTGAGCCGCCGTCTCGCGGCCGACGGCTCGATGGGCGCAGCCGAGCAAGTAGTGAATATCATTCTCCTGGATGCCTGCGAGCTTTCCCTCCCCGAGCGAATCAGGCCAAACCTTAGTGCGGTTGAGCAGTTCGATGGCGTACTCAAATTGCTCGTCGGCAAGAGCGCGACGCGCCAGTTGGGTGAGACTCAAGCGATACTGCGCTGAAACCTTTCCCTCTCCTCCCTCCCACGGATGAAACTCCCGTTCCAGCAGATGACCAAGTGCTTCCTCATGCTGGCCGAGTTGATTGAGCAGCGTGACGCGCTCGAGCTCAAGATCGTCACGTCGCGCGACGACCTCCGCGTAACGCTGCAAGCGGTCGAGCCGTTGCTGCGGATCATGGTTGAGCCGCTTGGCAAGCTGATCGTACTCGAACAGAACACGCGCGTCTGTTGGATTCAATTGGAATGCTTCGGTGAGCGATGCCGACGCAGCGAAATGATCGCGTCGCTTGTTGAAATAGGCGAGCGCCAGATTGCGGCGCGGCGCCGCGAAATTCGACGCAAGTTCTGCTGATCGCTCCCAACAGCTGATCGCTCCCAACAGCTGATCGCTTCCTCGTAGCGTCGTTTGCTGTAAAGAAGGTTGCCTAGGTCGCACCAGGCGCGGAAATCGCTGTCGCGTTCCGTGACGACCCATTCGAGGGCGGCAAGATCTTCCAGCGTGTGAGGGAAGAATCCGCTGCGCGGAACATCACTTGCACGCTTTCGCAAGGCGTCCGCCGGCGCAGTATTTGAAGCGAACTGGGAGTAGCGGGCGGCATGGTACAGCGTCATGGCCGAATGGAATCGATCGTGGGTGCTTTCCAAATACTTGGTCAAAACGCCCGCGGCATCGACGTAGAGCCCCGCATGTGCGTAGTCATGCGCGAGCTCTACGAGACCATGTTCGGATTGGCAGGCATATTGGTAGTCTCCGCATAATTCCGGCAGCGCGTTCTCCATCTCGTAACGGACGCCAACATTGAATGGCTCGCGGCCTAGTCCCTCAGCCGCGAGTTCCGCCGCCGCGGCGCTTTCACCAAGATGTCGTAACGCAACCACGAGCAAATGGATTGCCTGGTGATGTCGCTGATTGTTGGCAAGACATTCCTGCAGTAGTTCACGCGCTTCAAGCCACTGGCGGCGTCGCATAGCGAGTCGCGCCAACTGAAAGTAGGCTGGCGCCTTCTGCTCGGCGTTCCAAGTCGCTTTGTAAAAAGCGCTCTCGGCCAACTGGTGTTCGCCCTGCGCGACGAGCGTCAGACCCAGCAGATAGAACGCTTCTCCGTCAGCTGGATTCGGATTGTGATGCGTCGCCTGCCGAATAGCGGCTCGGAAAACGTTCGTGGCATCGCTGTACAGCCCTCGCCGTAACAGCAACTTCCCGAGCCCGATGTTGCAGCGGATATCAGTGGGCTCGCGCCGCAATCCTTCTCGATAGTAGCCTTCCGGATCGCGCGTCGGGTGGCGATACTGCTCGAGATGCACTCCAGCCAGGTAGAGGGCTTCAACCGAATCAAGTGCTCGCGGCGATTCGATGGCTATGGCCGACGCTGGAACGCTCGCATCGATCGGTTGCGGCGAGTAACAAACCAATTTCCTCCCCGCCTGATCGTAGACCGCCGCGTTCAGCGGCGCTGTTGCGTCTGCCGAGGTTACGGCGCTGAATTCGCGATAAGCCCACGGGCTGAGATCGACGCGCTCGTCAATCAGGGTTGTAGAGCCTCGGTGCAAAACGAGCCGTGCCTGAAGAAATATTGCCGTTGCGTACACGCGCACCGTCGCAATATCGCCCGCTCGTTCTAATCCGACCGCAGCGTCGACCGTTGCGTTCTTAACCAGTCCGACGCCTTTGTACGGCATGAAGTACTGTGAGAACGATTTTTCTTCGCCTGGAGCGAGCCAACTGAAGTCGGGTTGATTGTCGGTGAACGCGCCGCACATCAGTTCGACGTAGGGTCCGTCCTCGTCGGTGAGCTGACGATCCCAGGCTCGGCCAAATTCCCCGCAGCCCCACGTCCATTGCTTTTTGCCAGGCGCGATGTGGTGGCTAGCCACGTGCAACAAACCTGCTTGCCGTCCGTGGTCGTATGAGCCGACGAAATCGTAGTCGGAACGATACGCCATAAACGACGTCGGCACGGGGATGTTGCGGTAACGGCTGATGTCCGTCCCCGGCGAGTAGTCAACCTTGTAGTAGGTGCCCGTTGCGATCGGAAATTTGCTGACGTCTCGCTTGCCGTGATCCATCACCGCCGTCACGTCAGGCGGAAACACGGACTGATGATCGTCGTTCGCCTGCACGGCAGGATTCGCCCACCACAGAAACGTCTGCGGCAACGAGGTTCGATTGAACAGGCGAACGCGCACTTCCAAGTAGGCCTTATCAGGATGCAAGGTGAGCCCGTGCATTCCCTTCGTGCCGGCCATGCGGTCAATTTCGCTGCACCAAACGGTCGACGACCCGTCATCATTCTGCACGATCTGAGCATCGACCGGATGGAAGGTGCTCGGACGATGGTGCTGCGGCCAATTGAATTCGATGCCGCCGCTGATCCATGGACCCGCCAATCCGACCAGCGCCGGCTTGATCACGCGGTTGTAGTAGACGAAGTGGTAGTCGTTCGTCTTGTCGAGCGCCATCTGCACGCGGCCCCCGAGTTCCGGCAAAATCATGATCTTCAGGTACTGGTTTTCCAGGAAGATCGCGTCGTATGTGCGAAGGCGCTTTTCATTCGAAACGGATTCGATCACCGGGTAGGGGTAGACCGCCCCGCTGCTGCCCTGGTAGACACGTTTCTCCAGAAAGCAGGGGTTCAACTCCGGCTCGCCAACGGCATAGGTCGGGATCGCCACCTGCTCGCGCCAGGCTCGGACATCGCAGGAGTTAAAGTTCTCAGGCATTGAATTGCCGCGGAAGCGGATGGAAACGCGGAGAAGAGCTATCAAGGTCTCGAGAAAGGTCGCGAACTCTTCCCCAGCAATCCATCAGACGCCGCGACTCGGAACGAGTCATTCAGCAGAAACGTCAATCGATTTTCACATTTCGTCAGGAGCGTGGGGGGCTAGGTGCGGCCAGAAGTGACTCGCCCTGCGAATTCGGCGGCAGCGTCCACCGGGGTGGCGCCGCGGATGAGTGAACGCGGCTTGACTTCCCCTCGCTTTGTTTCACGATGGAAGGGTGCTGATCCGAGCGCCGGTGGCGCCTGTTTTTCGGCCGTTTTCTTCTCCGCCGCTCTCGGACTGTCGCGACGTGCCTGAACTCAAACGTGTGATGCTGCTCATCGAGAGCTCGCGGGCATATGGCCGCGGCTGTTTGCTGGGGGCAGCAGCGTACATTCGATCGCACGGCCGCTGGAGCGTGGTGCACGTTGAACGCGGTTTGGCCGACGAAGTTCCCCGCTTTCTGCGGAATTGGAAAGGAGACGGGATTCTCGCACGCATCGAGAACCGCCG
This sequence is a window from Lacipirellula parvula. Protein-coding genes within it:
- a CDS encoding DUF5107 domain-containing protein, which produces MPENFNSCDVRAWREQVAIPTYAVGEPELNPCFLEKRVYQGSSGAVYPYPVIESVSNEKRLRTYDAIFLENQYLKIMILPELGGRVQMALDKTNDYHFVYYNRVIKPALVGLAGPWISGGIEFNWPQHHRPSTFHPVDAQIVQNDDGSSTVWCSEIDRMAGTKGMHGLTLHPDKAYLEVRVRLFNRTSLPQTFLWWANPAVQANDDHQSVFPPDVTAVMDHGKRDVSKFPIATGTYYKVDYSPGTDISRYRNIPVPTSFMAYRSDYDFVGSYDHGRQAGLLHVASHHIAPGKKQWTWGCGEFGRAWDRQLTDEDGPYVELMCGAFTDNQPDFSWLAPGEEKSFSQYFMPYKGVGLVKNATVDAAVGLERAGDIATVRVYATAIFLQARLVLHRGSTTLIDERVDLSPWAYREFSAVTSADATAPLNAAVYDQAGRKLVCYSPQPIDASVPASAIAIESPRALDSVEALYLAGVHLEQYRHPTRDPEGYYREGLRREPTDIRCNIGLGKLLLRRGLYSDATNVFRAAIRQATHHNPNPADGEAFYLLGLTLVAQGEHQLAESAFYKATWNAEQKAPAYFQLARLAMRRRQWLEARELLQECLANNQRHHQAIHLLVVALRHLGESAAAAELAAEGLGREPFNVGVRYEMENALPELCGDYQYACQSEHGLVELAHDYAHAGLYVDAAGVLTKYLESTHDRFHSAMTLYHAARYSQFASNTAPADALRKRASDVPRSGFFPHTLEDLAALEWVVTERDSDFRAWCDLGNLLYSKRRYEEAISCWERSAVGSDQQNLRRISRRRAAIWRSPISTSDAIISLRRHRSPKHSN